The genomic window CAGATCAAAATCAAGCATTTCTCAGTGTTAGCTGGGAAAATCATTTCTACAACACGTACATCAGGACAGATCCGTCGCTTCTATTTCGCATTGAACGGCCTCAGAATggatacgacgtcgtcgcgccgccgctctCGTACTCCGGCATCGAAACGAATAATCACTCGGGAATCGTGTCCTTCGAACTGACTCTTTATCAGAACAACTCTCTCATTGcatcaaaaaatttcagtGCTCTGGAACAGAGCTATCAGCATTCGAAGCCTTTTCAATCTGGTGAAACGTACGAAGTTAATGTAATCGCAATTGATGTCTTTGGACACGAAGCGCACAGTTCGGCGTTTGTTTACACCGACTTCAGTCAGCCGACAATCTCCGACGTTGACGTATGGAAACGCGAGCATAGTCCAATCAGAGATTTAGATCTTTGCTCGAAAGACGGAAATGAACCGGTGTACACTCTCGAACTGACAGCAATAGATGAAGAGAGCGGAATCGAAACAATTGAGTGGACGAGTTCAAATGGAAGCGGCCAATTCAAAATCGATTCGCAATATCAGGTGAGTTAATCTTTAAAATTTGGCCGCTTGTGGTTGATTGGATCTTGTTTCAGTGTAATCGCGACGAGTCTTGCTATTGCGCTCTCGACGGTGTGTGTCTTTCGGAAAGGTTTACGTCTGAGCTTGAAGGAGTTAAGGCGTTTCACGTGTTTGAGCTGTCGATTGAGGCGACTAGCCGATCTGGATTGAAATCGAAGtgggaaaaaaattcaatttctgtAGCTACGACAGAAAGAATTTCTCTTAAAATCAAACGCCTGACGCCAGCTAGTAAAACGATGAACGTTGAATGGTCTATAAACCATCCTTCAACGGGTTTTCTTGTGATTGCCTGTCGAAAGGATTTAGAAACAGCGAAAGAATGTGTCACTTGTTTCGAAGTCAGCGTTAAAGGTTCGCAGCGTGAAGCCGAGGTCAAGGGTTTGAGACCCAACACTATTTATCGAGTCCAAATAGAAGCGCTTGACGGGAATAGGTCTGTGTTGAGTGCACCCAGCGAGACGAAGACGCTAGAAGATAGTAAGTGTACTAATTAACTAGAGAGGATTTACGTTATGTAGGCAATTTTTGCATAGGTCCTGATGGGAGTCCTGTCGATATTGCGGTTACGACTCGACCTAATAGAATAGCTCAGATCAAATGGGAACCACCTCATCTATTTCATCGGAATGGCATTATCACAAGGTACAACGTAGAAGTCCAAATTGAGGAAGAAGGCCAGTGGATTTTGGCCCAACCCGAAATCGAGGTCGACGCAACTCACAAGACCACGACGGTGAGCCATCTCCTTTCGGGACGAAAACATCGAACGCGACTGAACGCGTCAACGGCAATTGGCTTCGGGCCATCGTCATCTTACTACGATTTCACCACTCCGGAAGACGGTCAGAAGAGTACATATGATTTTCTCTCTATAGGCATTTAATAATCAATTGTAGTTCCCGATGTGCCGCCGTCCAATGTTTCGCTGACTAACGCTACGAATAGCAGCGTTACGATTTCTTGGAATGCGATACCGAAATATAGTCGTAACGGCGTCCTTCGCGAATACGTCGTCGCATATGTCGCTTCGAAGAGCGACGAGTCGGAGAAAACTGTTGAGGTGCGTGGAACGGAAACGAAGGTTACGCTTACCGATCTTTTACCGTACACATCTTACGTCGTCAAAGTGAGCGGTAGAACGAACATTGGCCCTGGACCGGTCAGCGACGATCTTATCGTGCAAACAAGCGAAGGCGGTATAGAACGacaattttatttatagataatttcatttttgtttAATTTTATGTAGTTCCTGGGCCGCCTTCATTAGAACGAGCTGACGCTTCGAGTGTGGAGGCGATCTCAGTGAGCTGGAAGGCGCCGTCGAAACCTAACGGCAGGATATTGGACTATCGCTTTTTTGTATTATACTCGTCGAATCGTGACTCTGTTGCCAATATCACGGTTCAAGGAAACGAGAGCAACGCAATGTTGACAAACCTTACCGAAGGAACAAACTATTCAATCTACATGCGGGCGCGAACGTCGCAGGGACTAGGCGAACGGACCGAAGCCGTTTACGTCGTAACTCTGAAGCAAAGTTAGTCAATAAGTTGTTTACTTTTTATTATACACTCAAGAGTCTGTTTTAGTTGTTGGTGCTCCACGTGAGTTGAATGCAACGTCTAATACGCCAGATGGCATTTCATTGTCGTGGCTTGCTCCGTTGGTTGACAACAACATCTCGCGCTACATAATCATATACGTTGGCGCAGATGATGAGAAGCAGAACGTAACGACAAAAAATGAGTCTTACGTACTCACGGGTTTGTCTCCATACACTTACTATAAAATTGAAGTGAAGGCCGAAGGTGGTAATGCAAGTGCCGTCACAGTTGCCTATACACTTGAAGGAAGTACGTATCGTAGCAGGGAGTTAATACTAATGTACACgaataatattttctttgtcacAGCTCCCGGGCCGcttgaatcgtttcgaatttctgacgtcgacgagtcgtctCTCCTTCTCGAATGGAAGCCGCCTAGTTCTCCAAACGGTCGAATAGCTTATAGATATCGCATTActgaaacggcgacggactTTACACAAGACGTGAATCTGCTTCCCGGCCAACTCGACTTGCCGGTTAGTCGATTCTTTCGATGGAAAGTCTCCAACTTGACGGGATACACAGAATATCAGTTCTCCATGCGAGCCTTTAACATTCTTCACAATCGCAATGTAGGTCCCAGGTCGGAGCTACTTGTCATTCGCACCAATGAAGGAAGTAGGATCTAGTGACAATgttgattattttttgatttgatttggGGTACATTTAGAGCCGGGTCCTCCTGAAGCCGTTCGTGTATTTGCaacgagaaaagcgacgctAATTGTCTCGTGGTTTCCGCCGAAGAAACCCAACGGCATTATAACTGAGTACGAAATCGCCACGCAGTGGGCCAACAAAACGGGAACGCCAAAAACGTTAAGAATCATTCATGTGAACAATCCAAAGGCGCGTTTTCAAAACGTAGAAGGACTGCAGTTCCCTGTAAATTATTCCGTCATTGTACGAGCAACCACGTCGTCGGGAGAGGGAGCGGCTAGCGAGCAGATATTCGAATTTACAAAACGTCAAGATCTTGATGATTGGGCACCGCGCAACGTCACTCATACGAATCTTACGCCGACGTCAGTAACGTTAATTTGGGAACGACCGTTGCAGGACCAGGATCTGCTGAACTATACACTTAATGTTAAACAACTAGACGAACCTATTAAACAACTAGACAAACCTATTCCATCTGGGCGAGTTGTCAACAAAAATGAGACTAGTGCAGCTGTTGCAAAATTGCTGCCCAATACGCTTTTCTCTGCTAAGATTGTTGCCGGTTTCTCGGACGATTCGCTCGAAGGCGATTCTGATCTTCATATCTTTCAGACGCCTCCATCTGGTAAGATAATATCAAAAAGTATTTTAAATATATGGATTCTCTAAGTGGTTGTTTAGCTCCGTCGTCTGCTCCGCGTAATTTCACTGTTAGTCGAACGGAAGAAAGCTCGACGCTTCTTCTGAGTTGGATATCGGTTTTGAAATCTGATTTGCACGGCGCGTTGTGCAACTACGTCGTACGTTACTCTCCGGAGAATAGTCCCAGTGTCGACATAGAAGTTGACGCTGGAAATCACTCAACGCTGCTTAAAGGACTAGCGCCGTATACCGAGTATCACGTAGAAATCGCTGCAGTAACGTGTAGTGTCGATGGGAGAGGTCCTTACGCTTCTGGAAGAAACAGAACTGGAGAAGAAGGtttgttatttatttcattcgtttaattaaataatcaattctTTTACAAGTACCTAATGAAcctgacgtttctttggtTTGGCGAAATTCGACGTGGATAAAAGTCAATTGGACTGTCGAGCCTAATGGAATTCTATTTCGAGTGGACGCAAACATATCGTCTGATCAAGACATATCGTCTAATCAAGGTTACGTCTACAATACTTCAAACGTGACTGGCGAAGCGGAATTCTTTGGTCTGGAACCTTATCATACCTATAACGTAAGTATTCGAGCGTACTCCGGGCGAGGAGCGGGTTTGCCTGGGACTCTACCTGTTTCCACTTGCAGTGAAGGTACGCTTCGGCTCACGTAACAATTGCATGGAcgttgtttaattaattaattaatatcgtTTGTTACAGCTCCTCGGTCTGCGGCTCTCAATCTTACTTGCGAACTTCTCGACGATAATGGGAATAAGATTAAGATTCGATTGAATTACACGGACATTTCTATGTCTGATTGGCGTGGTGAACGTCAGGGATACCGTGTCAATTTgttcaaaggaaacgaaaccgGCGTTGGTCAAGTCCGTGGTGGTGATACCACGCACGTTGGGAATTCGGCGGGCGAATCAAATATCTTAGACCTATCAATGTTTGCTGCGATTGACCTCGACCATGGTTGGTACACGGTAACTTTGGAAGCTGAGAGTGACTCTGAGTGCGATAAAAAGAACAACGGTTCGAGCAGTGATCCTTGCTCATTTTTTATTCCAAGGTCTCCTGAAACACGACCAAGCACAGGTCCTGAAACACGACCAAGCACAGGTCCTGAAACACTAACAAACACAGGTAAAAGTTGGACAGCGTTATTTCTTACTCGCTCTTACACATGATAATTTAGACAACACCATGACAATGGTTATTATCATAGCTTCTTCGGTAGCAGCGCTCTTAATCATCGTACTTGTGATTGTTATTGTCTGCGtgcgaaagagacgtcgtcaggCAAAATTGGAAGTCATTCAGCTACAAGAATTACAAAACCAACGCCAAACTCACTGGCTCATGATGTGGCCAACGTACGACGAATTCCAATTCAGCAAGGAACGACTCAAAATTGAAGATGAACTCGGCGAAGGTCAATTTGGAAAAGTCTATTTTGCCTGGGCAACGGGAATCGTCAAAGGCGAAGAGCAAACGCGAGTTGCAGTGAAAACAATGAAGCAGGGTTCGTCGCAAGAGACGGCCGAAGATTTCcgaaaggaaatggaaatcaTGATGGACTTTGATCATCCAAACATTGTCCGTCTTCTGGGAATCTGCACGCGTGACGAACCCCTCTATCTCATCACTGAACTCATGAAACACGGCGATTTGAAGGCCTTCATTCGAAAGGCGCGTCCCAACGAGACGCATCCGcgctcttttctctctgtcGTCCAACTCGTGGACATTGCCGCTCAGGCggccgccggcgtcgcctaTCTCGCCTCGCGTCTGTTCGTTCATCGCGATATCGCTGCACGAAactgtctcgtcggcgaaaacaATAATCAATTGTCAGTGAAAGTTTCCGACTTTGGAATGGCAAGAGATATTTATCAAGAAGAGTACTATCGTCGTAAAGGCGGTACGATGCCCATTCGATGGATGGCCCCAGAAGCGATTACTGACGGGAAATACACTGTCGAATCAGACGTCTGGTCACTAGGCGTTCTTCTATGGGAGATCTTCGTCTTTGGGTATCAGCCGTATTTTGGTAAGAGCAACGAGCAAGTGATCGGTGGAATTCTTCAAGGTAACTTGAGTTTGGAGTGTCCTTCGCTCTGTCCCAAGTCCGTGTATCAGTTTATGCTTCGCTGCTGGGAGAGAGATCCGTCGGATAGAATCAAGTCGAGTGACGTGGCGAACGCTTTGCAAGCTATGAGAGATATGGGCGACATATCCGCGGGTCATTTAGATGGATCGTCGAGCGAATCGAAGTCGGAGGATTGCACGCCTATGAGTTCTTTTACTCCTCCCAACTCCAAATTTGAAGAACAACCTTTATTGCCTCAGTCGAATAACGCTTACTACTTGGATATGAGTGGCGGCAAGACTCCTTCGGCGTCGAGTGATCAGAAGCGCTGTGTGAGTGCGGAGCCGAATAAGAAAGTGCCGTTGACAGGTACCAGTTACGTCAACGCTGCGGCGCAGGATTTCTCCAATTCTCCTGCGAGTTATTTGAATATTGCGTCGACCCAATCAAAGATGCCCGTTGAAGACGATTACACGCCAATGAGTTCTTTCGCTCCTCGTGGCGCCATGTTAGATCCAATGAATAAAGAAGAAGTTTCCTTGCCAGATATCATTACTATGAATGATGGCAATCCTTTGCGTGACAGGCACGCTGAggtgaaagagaagaagaaattgtcgtcTCAGAAGTCGACTACTTACGTGAATGTCATGGCCAGCACAGAGGACTTGGATTCTGCAACCCAAACAGG from Oscarella lobularis chromosome 1, ooOscLobu1.1, whole genome shotgun sequence includes these protein-coding regions:
- the LOC136184196 gene encoding uncharacterized protein isoform X1 — protein: MVKRIGFIIEGRTILCVVLVFTSLLWSTTETTTTTPEIETPTTLVERGPSQPPANLTVTSLDPFLHCNSCMSCIRVEWDPPPVEHRNGNISLYEINYIGEEFDTNPRTDNVSGDVHSLTLTGLEEYVVYDVKIRAYNHFGRSPYSSVQSVRTYAVPPARPTDLSFLNVTSISGVDGLVDLKVTWSLSPRNVNGLFAGFRVGYQCSSDNSSMNEEVHDQTMCCHDCRPFVCALAENITEHVITNLTSYSSYNVYVYALSKDVSLGFLYVSGWTSDFVLTAESKPTGAPRNMSVVDIVGGKELLVEWIEVSCTEINGLLKEYVIYYQRESDSAELNVTAPSESTNFTISNLEPLNEYSVWMRAVTGAGEGPLTSIVKARTAQRVCECFLPGSLNETCNLTTGECSCRDGAYEQNCDTCIGSLKRFDNITECLDEIDYTPFNCLDPPPRWPRGCSDVTLPTRLHVSPTLVSGVHNHVNVYWNGWTCFFDCQLTYTLNVYVLERRDNILVKPSLSRLSINRYEGDTISFLPFSGMNVIELTITHRPYTQVVRSYVLVDRAGGSSVALSTSHKLHFTSANSPHWQTDQNQAFLSVSWENHFYNTYIRTDPSLLFRIERPQNGYDVVAPPLSYSGIETNNHSGIVSFELTLYQNNSLIASKNFSALEQSYQHSKPFQSGETYEVNVIAIDVFGHEAHSSAFVYTDFSQPTISDVDVWKREHSPIRDLDLCSKDGNEPVYTLELTAIDEESGIETIEWTSSNGSGQFKIDSQYQCNRDESCYCALDGVCLSERFTSELEGVKAFHVFELSIEATSRSGLKSKWEKNSISVATTERISLKIKRLTPASKTMNVEWSINHPSTGFLVIACRKDLETAKECVTCFEVSVKGSQREAEVKGLRPNTIYRVQIEALDGNRSVLSAPSETKTLEDSPDGSPVDIAVTTRPNRIAQIKWEPPHLFHRNGIITRYNVEVQIEEEGQWILAQPEIEVDATHKTTTVSHLLSGRKHRTRLNASTAIGFGPSSSYYDFTTPEDVPDVPPSNVSLTNATNSSVTISWNAIPKYSRNGVLREYVVAYVASKSDESEKTVEVRGTETKVTLTDLLPYTSYVVKVSGRTNIGPGPVSDDLIVQTSEGVPGPPSLERADASSVEAISVSWKAPSKPNGRILDYRFFVLYSSNRDSVANITVQGNESNAMLTNLTEGTNYSIYMRARTSQGLGERTEAVYVVTLKQIVGAPRELNATSNTPDGISLSWLAPLVDNNISRYIIIYVGADDEKQNVTTKNESYVLTGLSPYTYYKIEVKAEGGNASAVTVAYTLEGTPGPLESFRISDVDESSLLLEWKPPSSPNGRIAYRYRITETATDFTQDVNLLPGQLDLPVSRFFRWKVSNLTGYTEYQFSMRAFNILHNRNVGPRSELLVIRTNEGKPGPPEAVRVFATRKATLIVSWFPPKKPNGIITEYEIATQWANKTGTPKTLRIIHVNNPKARFQNVEGLQFPVNYSVIVRATTSSGEGAASEQIFEFTKRQDLDDWAPRNVTHTNLTPTSVTLIWERPLQDQDLLNYTLNVKQLDEPIKQLDKPIPSGRVVNKNETSAAVAKLLPNTLFSAKIVAGFSDDSLEGDSDLHIFQTPPSAPSSAPRNFTVSRTEESSTLLLSWISVLKSDLHGALCNYVVRYSPENSPSVDIEVDAGNHSTLLKGLAPYTEYHVEIAAVTCSVDGRGPYASGRNRTGEEVPNEPDVSLVWRNSTWIKVNWTVEPNGILFRVDANISSDQDISSNQGYVYNTSNVTGEAEFFGLEPYHTYNVSIRAYSGRGAGLPGTLPVSTCSEAPRSAALNLTCELLDDNGNKIKIRLNYTDISMSDWRGERQGYRVNLFKGNETGVGQVRGGDTTHVGNSAGESNILDLSMFAAIDLDHGWYTVTLEAESDSECDKKNNGSSSDPCSFFIPRSPETRPSTGPETRPSTGPETLTNTDNTMTMVIIIASSVAALLIIVLVIVIVCVRKRRRQAKLEVIQLQELQNQRQTHWLMMWPTYDEFQFSKERLKIEDELGEGQFGKVYFAWATGIVKGEEQTRVAVKTMKQGSSQETAEDFRKEMEIMMDFDHPNIVRLLGICTRDEPLYLITELMKHGDLKAFIRKARPNETHPRSFLSVVQLVDIAAQAAAGVAYLASRLFVHRDIAARNCLVGENNNQLSVKVSDFGMARDIYQEEYYRRKGGTMPIRWMAPEAITDGKYTVESDVWSLGVLLWEIFVFGYQPYFGKSNEQVIGGILQGNLSLECPSLCPKSVYQFMLRCWERDPSDRIKSSDVANALQAMRDMGDISAGHLDGSSSESKSEDCTPMSSFTPPNSKFEEQPLLPQSNNAYYLDMSGGKTPSASSDQKRCVSAEPNKKVPLTGTSYVNAAAQDFSNSPASYLNIASTQSKMPVEDDYTPMSSFAPRGAMLDPMNKEEVSLPDIITMNDGNPLRDRHAEVKEKKKLSSQKSTTYVNVMASTEDLDSATQTGKDDPSA
- the LOC136184196 gene encoding uncharacterized protein isoform X2 is translated as MSCIRVEWDPPPVEHRNGNISLYEINYIGEEFDTNPRTDNVSGDVHSLTLTGLEEYVVYDVKIRAYNHFGRSPYSSVQSVRTYAVPPARPTDLSFLNVTSISGVDGLVDLKVTWSLSPRNVNGLFAGFRVGYQCSSDNSSMNEEVHDQTMCCHDCRPFVCALAENITEHVITNLTSYSSYNVYVYALSKDVSLGFLYVSGWTSDFVLTAESKPTGAPRNMSVVDIVGGKELLVEWIEVSCTEINGLLKEYVIYYQRESDSAELNVTAPSESTNFTISNLEPLNEYSVWMRAVTGAGEGPLTSIVKARTAQRVCECFLPGSLNETCNLTTGECSCRDGAYEQNCDTCIGSLKRFDNITECLDEIDYTPFNCLDPPPRWPRGCSDVTLPTRLHVSPTLVSGVHNHVNVYWNGWTCFFDCQLTYTLNVYVLERRDNILVKPSLSRLSINRYEGDTISFLPFSGMNVIELTITHRPYTQVVRSYVLVDRAGGSSVALSTSHKLHFTSANSPHWQTDQNQAFLSVSWENHFYNTYIRTDPSLLFRIERPQNGYDVVAPPLSYSGIETNNHSGIVSFELTLYQNNSLIASKNFSALEQSYQHSKPFQSGETYEVNVIAIDVFGHEAHSSAFVYTDFSQPTISDVDVWKREHSPIRDLDLCSKDGNEPVYTLELTAIDEESGIETIEWTSSNGSGQFKIDSQYQCNRDESCYCALDGVCLSERFTSELEGVKAFHVFELSIEATSRSGLKSKWEKNSISVATTERISLKIKRLTPASKTMNVEWSINHPSTGFLVIACRKDLETAKECVTCFEVSVKGSQREAEVKGLRPNTIYRVQIEALDGNRSVLSAPSETKTLEDSPDGSPVDIAVTTRPNRIAQIKWEPPHLFHRNGIITRYNVEVQIEEEGQWILAQPEIEVDATHKTTTVSHLLSGRKHRTRLNASTAIGFGPSSSYYDFTTPEDVPDVPPSNVSLTNATNSSVTISWNAIPKYSRNGVLREYVVAYVASKSDESEKTVEVRGTETKVTLTDLLPYTSYVVKVSGRTNIGPGPVSDDLIVQTSEGVPGPPSLERADASSVEAISVSWKAPSKPNGRILDYRFFVLYSSNRDSVANITVQGNESNAMLTNLTEGTNYSIYMRARTSQGLGERTEAVYVVTLKQIVGAPRELNATSNTPDGISLSWLAPLVDNNISRYIIIYVGADDEKQNVTTKNESYVLTGLSPYTYYKIEVKAEGGNASAVTVAYTLEGTPGPLESFRISDVDESSLLLEWKPPSSPNGRIAYRYRITETATDFTQDVNLLPGQLDLPVSRFFRWKVSNLTGYTEYQFSMRAFNILHNRNVGPRSELLVIRTNEGKPGPPEAVRVFATRKATLIVSWFPPKKPNGIITEYEIATQWANKTGTPKTLRIIHVNNPKARFQNVEGLQFPVNYSVIVRATTSSGEGAASEQIFEFTKRQDLDDWAPRNVTHTNLTPTSVTLIWERPLQDQDLLNYTLNVKQLDEPIKQLDKPIPSGRVVNKNETSAAVAKLLPNTLFSAKIVAGFSDDSLEGDSDLHIFQTPPSAPSSAPRNFTVSRTEESSTLLLSWISVLKSDLHGALCNYVVRYSPENSPSVDIEVDAGNHSTLLKGLAPYTEYHVEIAAVTCSVDGRGPYASGRNRTGEEVPNEPDVSLVWRNSTWIKVNWTVEPNGILFRVDANISSDQDISSNQGYVYNTSNVTGEAEFFGLEPYHTYNVSIRAYSGRGAGLPGTLPVSTCSEAPRSAALNLTCELLDDNGNKIKIRLNYTDISMSDWRGERQGYRVNLFKGNETGVGQVRGGDTTHVGNSAGESNILDLSMFAAIDLDHGWYTVTLEAESDSECDKKNNGSSSDPCSFFIPRSPETRPSTGPETRPSTGPETLTNTDNTMTMVIIIASSVAALLIIVLVIVIVCVRKRRRQAKLEVIQLQELQNQRQTHWLMMWPTYDEFQFSKERLKIEDELGEGQFGKVYFAWATGIVKGEEQTRVAVKTMKQGSSQETAEDFRKEMEIMMDFDHPNIVRLLGICTRDEPLYLITELMKHGDLKAFIRKARPNETHPRSFLSVVQLVDIAAQAAAGVAYLASRLFVHRDIAARNCLVGENNNQLSVKVSDFGMARDIYQEEYYRRKGGTMPIRWMAPEAITDGKYTVESDVWSLGVLLWEIFVFGYQPYFGKSNEQVIGGILQGNLSLECPSLCPKSVYQFMLRCWERDPSDRIKSSDVANALQAMRDMGDISAGHLDGSSSESKSEDCTPMSSFTPPNSKFEEQPLLPQSNNAYYLDMSGGKTPSASSDQKRCVSAEPNKKVPLTGTSYVNAAAQDFSNSPASYLNIASTQSKMPVEDDYTPMSSFAPRGAMLDPMNKEEVSLPDIITMNDGNPLRDRHAEVKEKKKLSSQKSTTYVNVMASTEDLDSATQTGKDDPSA